From Pleurocapsa sp. PCC 7319:
TCTCGGCAACTGGAACTATTTCACTATTAAATGAACCAGAGGGCCAGTGAATTTGATATAGGTCAATATAGTCAGTTTTGAGATTGGTTAAAGAGCGATCGCAAGCCTCGATTACTTGGTCATATTGGAGGTGATTGGCAAATACTTTAGAAGCATAAACAACTCGATCGCGCACATCAGATAAAGCTTTGGCAACAATTTGTTCTGAATGTCCTTCACCATAAACTTCTGCGGTATCGATGGTAGTTATGCCAGTTTCGTAAGCAGCCCGAATTGCTTTGATGCTTTCCTCGTCTTCAATGCCGACCCACATTTTTTTACCCGCTTGCCAAGTACCCATGAGTATGGGAGTAATTTGGATATCCGATGTTCCGAGCGATCGCGTTTCCATATCTTTAATTTTTCTCTAAAAAGCTGGAGGGTGAGAGGTAATATAGCAATACGAACTTATATTAGGACACTCGTTACTCGTTACTCGTTACTCGTTACTCATTACTTACGAGCAATCAAATAAACTTGTCCTAACGTAACTTTGTACGGCTATATTTATCAGCTTATAGCAGTTTATCAAAAAAGCTTTTAGCTTTTAGCCTGGCTGCCTGACACATTATATTTGGATCCTGTTAATTAGTTCATCCGATCTTTTATAATTTTTGACATATGCCAAGCAGAATACCATATCCGAAGGTGTATCCTTTAGGGCAAGGGCACAATGTTCTTTAGGACGAATTACTTTACAGTCACCTCGTTTCAATTACCTTGTTCGCTTCCGTTCCTTTTTTGCCTGCTTTTTTTCTTGCTTCCGTTCCTTTTTTGCCTGCTTTTTTTCTCGCTTCCGTTCCTCTTTTGCCTGCTTTTTTTCTCGCTTCCGTTCCTCTCGCTCAAGTTCTTTCTCTCGTTTTAGATACTCTTTGTTAGATTCATATCCTGACTCTTTTTTTGTGTTGGAAGAATTAAGATAATCATCATTTTGAGAACTAACCTTTTGCTCAAATCCAGAATGGGGAACATCTTCATTCGCTTGTAAAATAACCTGTCGAGCTACACTTTGAATGCCTGTATGGGCAAAAAAGTTCGTACTTTGATCGACAAATGCAGCAACCAAATCAAAGCTGTCATCTGCCAACTCTACGATGTTACCGATCTGCGATGAAATAGATTGAGGTGTAACACCTGTTGAACTAACAAAATTACTCATCCAATCAGAAACAGTGTCAAACGTATTTTTGATCAAACCAAACTTATCACTGCTTGGAATCATCCCAGCTACAGTCTCAAAGGCAGGGCTTGCTTCAATTGCCTGCCTTCCTTCCCTGTTGAGAAATGATGTTACTTTTTGGACAAAATCTAGTCCTAATGGCAGTAGACCATCTAAGCATATTAAAGCAGCCATCCTCATCATGGCTGCTCCAGTGTAATGAGCGCGCAGCTCTGTAACGAACTCTTGAGGACTTAGAAGGGACAATCTTTTCATCTTGGAGTAGGCAATCAACTCAACCACAAGCTTTAAGCAAAGATCGACAGCCTGAAGCTGATCTGCTTTTGGTATTAGGTTATTAAGGAAGCTCAATATCCCTATTTTTTCACCTACTTTGTTGGCTAAAGCTGCTGTTCCAATTGCGACATCAATCTTGTCAATTGTTTGATAGAGCCAAACTGCATCTTGGTATCCATTACTATTATCATTATATATTTCTCGACAACGATCTCCAATAGCTGCAACTCGACTAGGATTCGTCTCTCCAGTAATTGTCATAATACTCTGCTCCGCTCCAGTTAAGTTTTCCCAGTCGACTGGAACAATGCGTTTCAAAGCATAAAGCATTTTAACTGTAATGTTGTCGGTTGGAAGCCGCTCGAGCAATTCAATAATATCGTTACTCATACTTTCTGCCATTATATTGATTGCAAGCTGTTGAATAATTGTAGCTAGTAGAACTTAGCGTATTTTACAATCCTCAGTTATCCCTCCCCATCCGAGCTTCACCGCTTCAATCCCGGCATACCGAGGACGATCCTTTTCTGACAACGAGTGGTAAAACTGTTGCATTTGTTTCTCTACTTGGAACGGATAGGGATTCATACCATCAGAAGTTGCTCACTGGTTTAGTTCAGCCTATCATTTCTCTGTCAATTTCTGGATCTTATTTAATCCATATTCCTTAGTCTATCTCGTCGCTAGATCCCACTGTCGAATAGTGCCATCCATACTACCGTTAGTTAGGGTTTGTTTATCTGGTGTTAAGGCGATCGCTCTAGTTTTATAGTCGTGACCTGACAAAACTCGAATACATTCTCCTGTATCGACATTCCAAATTTGATTGTGAGTATCTTGTTCAATATCAAATTCAATTGCTCTAACTATTTCCATTGGTCTTCTAGAGTTTTAAGTTACTGCTAGCTGAATATTTGATGGATAATCTGCACCAGAATAAATTGATAAGGTAATGATCTGCATTTCTATTAATCTAGATTCGGAAGGTAACTTGCCATTACCAGAATTAACAGGATAGGCAGGAAAACAGGCAGCACTGAGACTGAGACGTAAGCTATTTCCTTTGGAGATACACATACAAGTTGCTTGCAGAGGAATTTTGACTAGTGTAGGACTATTTTCTATTCCGCTCCGTTCAGGAACAAAAAATCGGCTATATCCTTGAGTGAAATTGAAAACTTTGCCATCAGGATGAACTTCAGACAAGACTGCACATAAATCAAAACTGGGTCGATCTGCTGTACAGTAAACTTCTACAGTTATTGCGCCAGTGATTTGTAAGGCTGAGTCTAGAGATGCAGAAGTATAGGTCAGAATATCGGAACGATAATCTAAAGTAGAACGATCAAATGAACCACCAGGATAGTTGGCGTGTCCCCCCAAAGCAGGAACTGGTCGCCAGGGGTCATGAACTAAAATATCGCAATTATTAGCGAATTCAGCTACTTGTTGGCTTAAATCAGTTTCTAATAAGTTTTTAGTAGATATAGATTCTGTTTCTTCTTTTTCCTTCTCTGCTTCGTATTCCAAAAGCATTCCGCTATCTTCTCGAATACTGGCTAAACCATCGCTAGCTAGGTAGTAAGTGGTACTGCAATCGGGAAAACGCTCAAATTCTCGCCATTGATTACTTCCCATTTCAAATAAACATATCGGCGATTCACTAAGCACTCCAGTATCTTTACCCTTAAGAAAATGATCGAACCAGCGTAGCTGAATTTCATCAATTGGGTTTTGCGCTTCTAGACCATAATCAATTGCACCTAGTTTTCTTCCCCAAGGGAGATGCGCCCAAGGACCCACTACAAGATGTTGTGCTTGTTTACTTCGGGCTGCCATTGCTCGATACAAATTTAATGTACCCCTTAAATAAGGATCGAACCAGCCACCGACGTGCAACATAGGAATATCTATATCTTGAAGCAAATACTTTGGCGATCGCTTTTGCCAATATTCTGCCGTCGGCTCAGGATTATTTAACCATTGATGGTAAAAAGAATCAGGGGCTAACTGCTGCATAATCTTAGGATTGGCAGGAATCGGATCGTGAAGCGGTAAATTACGAGCAGCAGCATAAAACTCTAGATAAGCCTCTTCATTGCCTTGGAGACGAGCAGTTTCCCCTGCCAGTTGAATAGCCCAAGCTAAATTAGCATATAAACAAAAAGCATTATTTTCATAAGCCCAATCTGTATAGAGATCGTAAGCTACCATTGCCGGAGCGATCGCCTTTAAAGCTCGATGTTGATGTACTGCTGCATATAATTGAGTCATGCCCTGATAGGAAAAGCCGTACATTCCAACTTCTCCAGTACTGTAGGGTAATTTAGACACCCAGTTAAGTGTGTCTAAACCATCTGCAACTTCGTGGGTAAATAAGTCAAACTTGCCCTCAGAGGTTCCTCTACCCCGCACATCTTGAATCACCACTATATAACCCTGAGCTGCATACCAACGGGGATGAGCATAAACTACCGTCGAGGCGATCGCTCGACCATAGGGTTGACGCATCAGTAAGATGGGCAACTTTTCTGCGGTATCGGGACGATAAATATCGGCATCTAATCTCACTCCGTCCCGAGTATGCATTGATGCTGTCTGCTGATTAATTTTTACCATCAGAGAATCAGAAATAACATCATTTCAGTGTTTGACTTAAACACATCTTAGGGGTTAGCCAATGGTTGATAGCTAATGGCTAATAGCTAATGGCTAATGGCTAATAGCCACTCAGCGATACTACTATTTCTTTTCTTTGTTTTCTACTTGAGTTTCAATACCTTGATTAAGCTGCCAGGCGATCGCATTTAATACCAAATCTCCATAACCAGAACAAGTTTCTTGATATTCCTCCTGGGCTGCTACCAGGGAACCTAGCTTTTCGATGGTTTTGCCGTATTTCTTATCCTTAGCCAAGTCCTTTTCTTCCGAGGTTAAAGGACGCGATCGCTCCAAAACAACTTTAATAATGGGTACATATTGAGCTGCTTGTTCCGAAGCATCTTGAACTTCTAATTGTAATTTGGTTAGTTGAATAATTTCTTGCGCCCCCTTGATAATGGGTAGCAGTTCCTGACTATCTGGCACGTTTTTGGAAGATTTAACTTGAGTACTATTTGAGGGTACATGAAAAATATGATCTTGAGTAAGACCATCGGGAAAACGATTGACATCAATCTCCTCTTTTTCCCACATCTCCTGCACAATCTCTAGAGCTTTAGCACGATTTTTCTTGGTATCTCCGGCTGTTCCTGGTACCTCGACTAATATTCCTTCTTGCTCTGCTGCTGGTTTAGAGAGATCGCTAACAGCAACAAAATGAGAAACTGCTGGGGTTTTGACCATTTCGAGAAAAATATTTAATTTGCAATATTTAATATTATTGTACTACTTGATCGTCTAAAGTTTTAAATCAAATAGCCATTAGCCATTAGCCATTAGCCATTAGCCATTAGCTATTAGCCATTAGCCATTAGCCATTAGCCATTAGCCATTAGCCATTAGCCATTAGCCATTAGCCAATAACCAAATTACCTGCGTTGCCACCACAGGACACCAGCGATAATTAATGCCAAAAGAGGCATAATACGTAAAGCCAACCAGCTGATCGCTCCTGCCTGAGCAGAACTAAGATTAATTCGACGATTTGCAGCTTCTTTGGGTCGAATAGAAAGAGTATCTTGATCTTCTCCAATGAGCCAACTAACTGAATTGAGAAGAATATCACCATTTAACTGTTGCTCAAACCAGCCATTGGTGGCAAAAGTAGAGCTGCCAAAAACGACCAAACGAGATTTTTGGGGTTGATTGCGGCTAAGGGCGATCGCAACATTCAAGGGACCAGATAGATCGGTTGCCGAATCAAAAGTAATTTCTTCACTAGCAAGGTTACTTTCTGCCCAAGTTTGTTTAGTTGTAATCGCTAAGGGAGTACTCTCTATGTCTGGGTTAGTGGTAGTAGTGAGAGGTCGAGATTCAGGAAATATGGAGATGCCATTGCGAAAACTGGTGGTAATGGGATGGTCGCCATAGTTGTTAACTATTGCCACTCCAGGACCAAACCCCATAAGACTTCCTGCACCAGAACCATCAATTATTAAGCGATTGTCGAGTTCTATTCCCCATTTTTGAAGTAAGGGAGTAATACCAATATCAGCGTTAGGAGACAACATGAGTAACAAATTGCCCCCAGCTTGCAGATATTGTTGCAGACTAGAAACTTCAGCCGCGAATAGCTTTCTAGTAGCACCAGCAATAATAATTAAATCTGCATTCTCAGGTATTGTGCCGCTACTAGCTAAGTTTAATTCTTGAACCGTATTGCCTTTATCTCTAAGAGTGTTTATAGCTTGAATCAAGCCACCTTCAACTGGTTCTAGTGGTGCTTCTCCGTGACCTTGAAGCAAGTAGATATTCGTAGTGCGATCACGCTTTATTTTCTCGATGCCGTTAGTTAATTGACTTTCAGTTATAGCTTCACCCAAAGCAGCATTATTGGTATTTAATCTTTGTTTCTTATCACCATATTGCAAATATATTTCCCCTAAGGATTCCACGCCAAACTGTTGAGCAATTCCTATATCTTGTTCAGGATTAATAAACTTGTAGGTAAATTTTTCACTTTGACGACGATAATTATTTAGTAAATTTTCCAGGTCAGAGTTATTGTTACGGTCAAATACCAATACTTCTAAAGGCTTGTCTAAGTTTTGCAAGATTGTCTGAGATTGGTCAGAAAGAGTAAATTGCTGATTTTCTGTTAAATCCCAGCGCATTCCGTAGCGAATTGCCAAAAAATTAATTGCTCCCAGCAACACTAAAACTATTAAAGTGCTGACCATAGCACTTGTCCCTGACTTAGTTGAGCGTTTTTGCCAGAATTTGTGTTTATTGCCCCACAACCATAAATCAATCACAAATAATCCTACTCCAAGGGCTAAAAGTGTTATGGGTATAGTTGACCAGTTAGCAGTAATATTACCGGTCACTATTCCTGCCACACAAAAAGCAATACCAAGAAAAAATAAGATTTTGGTCATTATCAATTGATTTTAGTAACTACAAATCAGCCTAGTAGACATAGGCGTAAAATACTATTAGTAAAAAGCATTAGAAAGCTTAAACATAATTATTAATTATTAACACCAGCATTATTGACGATTAAATCGAAATAAATTAATAGATTGAGCTGTTAAGAATAACCCCAAGAAAATATAGCTGAAAAATAGAACAAAATCGCTGGTCGAACTAACTCCTTGAACTAAATTGTTATAGCTCTTCAGTAAAGAAATATGCTCTAAGTTTTCACTTAACCAGCCACCTAAATTATTGGCAATCAAATCAATCATCCAGAGTAGTAGAATCGCCGTAAAAGTTAGAATTGCTGCCAGAATCGTACTATTGGTCAGAGATGAAATAAACATCCCCAGAGACAGTAATGATGCCGCAAACAAGACCAAGCCTAGATGAGCTAAGAGGGGAACAGCAGGGGGAAGAGGAGGAGCGGCAGCACTAAAAGCGATCGCCTCATAAACTAAAGAGGGCAAAATCATAAAGATGAATAAGATGATTACCGCTAACAATTTACCCAATGCCACAACCCAGTTAGTAATTGGAGAAGTTGCCAATAATTCCAGCGTTCTTTGTTTTCTTTCTTCAGCATAAAGTCCCATCGATAACATAGGGATAATAAACAATGATAAAGTTCCCAAAATAGCCAAATAAGAGTTAAGCAACTCAGAGGCAACATCAATTGAACCGATATCTGCCCCCATTTGTTCGCTCAAAGCTACCTGCTGAATGATGCCCTGTTCGCCGATTAATATTTCCACAAAAAACAAACCGGAAATTAACCAAAAAACTGCCGCCACAATGTAAGCCAAAGGTGAGGCAAAGTAATTTTGTAATTCTTTTTGGGCGATCGCGATAATATTGGAAAATATCATGTCTCAGTGATTGTTAATTATCAATTGCTAAAGGCTCTTCTGTAGTCAACTCCAAAAAGACATCTTCTAAACTAGGACGAGTACGACGTAATTCGTATAAATCTAATCCTTGTTGAACAATTACTGCTGCAATATCTTTTCCTACTTCAGTGTCAGAATCACAGCTAATATTGAGGAAATTATGCTCAGAATAAGCAGATAAAGAATTTTCTGACTCGTTTATCTCTGTTACTCCTGGAATTTCCCGCAGTAGAGGTAAGATAGACTCTAGATTTCCTGCTACTTCTATTTCATAACCAGCACTACTTTCTAACTGTGCCTGTAGATCGCTAGGAGTATTAGTTGTAACTACTTTACCGCGATTAATAATGGTAACGCGATCGCAAATCATACTAGCTTCCGGTAGAATATGCGTCGAAAGGATAATGGTATGGTCTCCTGCCAGACTTTTTATTAAATTCCTGACCTCAATAATTTGACGCGGATCTAGCCCTACTGTTGGTTCATCCAAAATAATGACCGGAGGTTCATGGACAATTGCTTGAGCAATACCGACTCGTTGTCGATAGCCTTTAGAGAGTTTCCGAATAGCAACATTTTCTTTTTCCTTTAGCTGACAACGTACCATGGCATTGTCAACTTTTCGGTGGCGATCGCCGGCTCTGATTCCCTTGATTTTAGCTACAAAATGCAAAAACCCTTTTACAGTCATACCCGTGTACAAAGGAGGAGTTTCAGGAAGATAACCAATACGACTACGCACCTGCATTGAATTTCGATGAACATCATAACCAGCAATTTTCGCTGTTCCTGAAGTAGCAGGGAGATATCCCGCCAAAATACGCATAGTGGTAGTTTTTCCAGCACCATTTGGTCCTAAAAAGCCAATTATCTCTCCTGCATCTACTGAAAAATGGACATCTTCAATGGCAACAGTCGAACCATAGACTTTACTCAAGTGTTCAACCTCTATCGTTGTCTGTTGGGACATAATTTCAGTAATCAGTAATCAAATAAAAGGTTTTATAAGTTTACGAGAGATAGCGAAGTCAATAGTAAAACGAGCGATCGCAAAACAAATAATGCTTTGTACAATTAAAACACCTAAAGATAATAACTCAGATAAAACTAAATTTCCTTCAACGAGAGCTAGTCCTCTGACTAGACCAAAAGCCATTACTGCACCATCGTTGAGGTGAGAGTTACGATCTTCTCGGATAATATAGCGATAGGTAACTCCAAATAAAAAACCGCTAATAGCACCAATCGCAAGCTGGAAAGCTAATTCCCAATTGACGATTACGGCTGCTGGGCTAAATTCGACAACCATGGTGATCGTAAACGTCTTAACTAAAATAATCACCAATTCTGCGATCGCAAACGCCCCTGCGCCAACTATTCCCGCTTTGACAGATTCTATTCTTTCCGTAACTAAACTAGGCACAATCTACACCAAAAAAGAGCACTTACGAAGTATGATAGGGTTTATAGTTGCCAAATTAAATACATATTTCAAAACGAAAATACTGATATGGATATTTTGACATTAGGCTGGGTTTCTATGCTAGCTTTATTTACATGGTCAATCGCAATGGTTGTCTGGGGTCGTAACGGATTCTAAATCGTGGAAACAAACGAATTACTCAACACTCTATTTCTCGTCGCGATAGGTGTACTTGGGCTACTCAGTTTGGGGATTTTTTATCTCTCCGTAGTTCAATGGCGCGATCGCCGTCGCCAGAGTCGCGATAAACGAGGTGGAGTTTAGCGGTGCAAAACTTTTCCGCACAGGAAAACGTACCGAAGTAAAAAGCTCAACAAAAAGCAATACCTGCCAACTATAGGGATGTTCAACTTAGCATCCCTATAATTTTTGTCGATTCTTATTTGAGATCTAGAAATAGTATTGATATTTTTCTTTTCTGCCGAATTTTGGAGATTATCTTACATTAAAGGTACACCGAGCTTTCCATTTGGAGGTACAGAGATGTTTTTTCCTTGGCACAAATTTTGTTTTAATCCCGAGTCTAATTCTGCTGCAACTTGGAGACAAAGTAGACTCAATTTTCTTAAATCCATGCGCAACGAACTAGAGACACGATTAGCGGCGGTTAACGCCGCGATCGACACAATGGAACGGCAAAATAGACAAGAAGAAAGTTAAACTCGCTGCGCTCAAATAAGCTTATAGCTTTTAACTAGATTGGCATAGAGGTGGCGTCAAATCACCTCTATTTTTTTACTTTATAGACGTGAAGGAGTTAAAACCAGGCTGGTGGCTATAAGCTGACAACTAGTTAAAAGTTAGAGAAAATTATTCCAGGTGATCCTGATATCTAGATTGATATATGGCGATCGCCTTTCTTGTAATCAAAGTTAGATGGAAAACCATCAAAATTGACTAAGTAGTATATTCAGCGTTGATTTCTACATATTTATAAGTCAAGTCACAACCCCAAGCAGTGCTTTGACCAGAACCTACGCCAATATCGACAGCAATAAGTACTGTATCTGTTTTTAAATACTCTCCAGCAGCAGCTTGCTTTAGATAATTGCTTGCTGCATCGCGATCAAAGTCCTGTGGTTGTCCATTTTTCAAGAGTAGGATGTCTCCTAACTTGATATTCAATTGATCCTGATGAAATTTAACTCCTGCCCTACCTGCTGCTGCAGCAATTCGACCCCAGTTAGGATCGCGTCCAAAGATAGCAGATTTAACTAATGATGAACCGACAATGGTTTTAGCTACCTGAGAAGCTTCTTGATCGTTAGAGGCTCCAGATACTCGTACCTCAATTAAACAAGTTGCACCTTCTCCATCACGAGCGATCGCTTTAGCTAAATACTGACAGACTGCTATTAACATATTTTCTAACTTTTGGGCATTTTGACTCTGAGCAGTTATAGCAGGAGTACGAGACTGTCCATTAGTCAGTGCAATTACACAATCATTGGTACTAGTATCGCCATCAACAGTAATCTGATTAAAACTTTTATCTACTGCCCGTTTAAGCATCTCATGCCAAAGATTAGTAGATACAGCAGCGTCGCAGGTAATAAAGCCCAACATCGTTGCCATATTAGGAGCAATCATCCCCGAGCCTTTGGCAATCCCTCCAATTCTAACAGGGCGATCGTCGATGGTAGTTTCGAGGGCAATTTCTTTAGGCACTAAATCAGTAGTGATAATGGCTTGGGCAGCATCTGCCCCCCCGTCATTGGTAGCTGCCTTGACAACCTGAGGAATCCCTTTACGCAACGCACCCATTTTAATCCTTTGTCCGATTACCCCAGTAGAAGCAAGAAGAACATCATCGGGAGCAATATTTAATTCTTGACCTAATAATTTGGCACTTTCTTGGGCATCTTCCCAACCTGGTTCTCCTGTTGCTGCGTTAGCCTGCCCTGCATTACACAAAATAGCTCTGGCACTGGCTTTAGCTTGAAGGCGTTGACGACAATAGTCAACACAAGCTGCACGTACTTGAGAAGTTGTAAATACCCCTGCGGCGATCGCATCTGTTTCCGATAAAATCAACGCTAAGTCTTTTGCTCCAGAAGATTTTAAACCTACAGCAATGCCTGCTGCCCTAAATCCTTTGGGCGCAGTTACTCCGCCACTAACTACTTGCCAGTCTGCCATGTGTACAAAATTCTTGAAGATTTGCTATAAAGCTGATTATAGCAATACAAATAACCGGCGACTCTTGTAACTTAGTTCGACTCTAAAATTTATCTAATGTGAAAGTTTTTTAACTTGCTATCTGGAAAAAGAATTGTAGACCTATCATCAAATCAGAAAAACCCTAGCTAATTTAGGCGTTGCTGAATCGAGGTTAATTTATCTCTTTGCAAAAAGCTTAGACCTACGAAAAAATACTTTTGAGTTTCATACCTTAGATCAGCAACGCCCTAATTTATTGCTCCTATATATGCAATTCCTATTATGCTTGTTTTCCATTCCTCTGGACTTACTTTAGGTTTTCTTTTACGTACATCTAATTCGTAATTCTCAACGTTTTTCTGACAAACAGAAATAGATAGTTCAGTTAATTCGTTGCAGCTAATATTTTTTTGATACGGTAAACTTATCAAATTAATATTACTCATTCCCTCTTCTTCAACCCAAGCGGAAAAGGAACTGGTAACTAACTCTTGCTCTTTCAACTTAATTTTGAATAGTCCATCATACCAATCTGATTTAAGCATTATACCTAATAATCTGCCTTTAAACTGAAAATTCAAAGAAGCGTCAGCCTTGATAGTATATATTTCCTCTTCAAAAAGACTATTTTTAAAGGTTGATTTTTTGATATTGTTTTGATTCAATTGAGAATCAAAATCGCTAGAAAATTTCAAATTTTGTAGATGTCCGGCGTACATTCTATAGTATTTATTGATTTGTTGGAATTTGGGGATTAACCAATTATTTGCCATCATTTGCTTAGCAATTAATTTTCCAATTATTTTGGTTCCTTTGGGACGCGCATAATGGAATGAATCGTCTTTTTTATAGAGACTTTTGACAAATTTAATACCTTTGGTTTCTAGCAAAATCTCAGTAATGTTGATTACAGGGATATCGTACCGTCGAGCTATACTTTCATAAGTAGCAGATATTTGACAGCAATTATTGTAATATATGGGAAGGTTCGTTCCGAATATAAGTATAATGATTACGCAGTTAGGATTCATAGACTTTGACTGTCTAATCAACCCTTCTAATGCCATCCCAGCTTTTCTTACCGAATATTTTCCAGCAATAACTGCAGAGCGATCGTTGACACAGTATTCAAAGAAAATAATGTCGTAGTTTTTCGCAATGTTATATCTATAATTTTGAATTACTCCACAGAGACTAGTTACTCCACCAAGGGAAAAGTTTGAAAATTCTACATTTTCACCTGTTTCCCCGGCAATATATTTTTGCAAATACTTAGTATAACCAGATCGCATTACCGAATTACTACCACCAACAATTGCTATTTTTAGATGTTTTTGAGAGTTTATCGATAGTGTTTTCTCTTCAAAATCAATCATCTTTTCTAAGTTTGAAATTTTATTAAGTTGCAAACTGTTTATTGGAATGCTGACAGCATAGTTGTAGTCATGTTTTTGAAGTAAACCGCTTTGGATGATTTTTCAGTAAACAACACTCTGGACAGTTTTTTGACGACAAAGAAAACTAAAAGTTCGATAGACTTCAAATTAATTTAATCTATGACGGAAAATCTAGGTATTCAAGCTCTAGATAAAAAAGTGTAGGAACCAGAACCATCAAGTCAATCGTAATTCTTAATCAACTTAAACAAATTACTTGAAGTTTTAACTGTTTGCTTGTACCAGTTTGGCTGATACATTTTCATAAGAAGTTACTTCTGTGGTTGTTTTTTCTTTAATAAAGTTACCCAAATTAGCAAAGATTTGTGTCATTTGATTAGGATCTAATTTTATTGCCTGCTGATAAACCTTAGATGCATCATCAAAATCTCCTTTTTGTAACTGAATATTTCCTAGAACACAATAAAAATTGGGATTTTTTGGATTTAGCTTAATAGCTTTTTGGCAGGCAGTGATTGCTTCACGAAAATTATTTTGCCTTAAATGAGCATTCGCCAGAAGATAATAAAAATAAGCTTTGTTAGGATGTATTTCAATTGCCTTTTTGTAGTTAGAAATCGCTAAATTCAAATTGTTCCTTTTATCAAAAATATTTCCTAGGCATTGATAGTAGTAAGCTTTAGTTGGATCAATTACTACAGCTTGTTGATAAGCTTGTTCGGCAGCATCAAAATTATTTTGCTTCACAAAAGTGTCGCCAAGTGAGCAATAAAAATCTGCATTTTCAGGATTTAATGCTACCGCTTGTTTATAAGCAAGTATTGCTCCAGTAAAATCCTCTTTTTTACTTAAAACATCACCCAGTAATTTATAGAAGTATTCCCAATTAGGACTTAGCTCAATAGCT
This genomic window contains:
- a CDS encoding SGNH/GDSL hydrolase family protein; its protein translation is MQLNKISNLEKMIDFEEKTLSINSQKHLKIAIVGGSNSVMRSGYTKYLQKYIAGETGENVEFSNFSLGGVTSLCGVIQNYRYNIAKNYDIIFFEYCVNDRSAVIAGKYSVRKAGMALEGLIRQSKSMNPNCVIIILIFGTNLPIYYNNCCQISATYESIARRYDIPVINITEILLETKGIKFVKSLYKKDDSFHYARPKGTKIIGKLIAKQMMANNWLIPKFQQINKYYRMYAGHLQNLKFSSDFDSQLNQNNIKKSTFKNSLFEEEIYTIKADASLNFQFKGRLLGIMLKSDWYDGLFKIKLKEQELVTSSFSAWVEEEGMSNINLISLPYQKNISCNELTELSISVCQKNVENYELDVRKRKPKVSPEEWKTSIIGIAYIGAIN